A window of Brachybacterium fresconis contains these coding sequences:
- a CDS encoding hemolysin family protein, with the protein MDWSVIGNLALVLLFVLVGGLFAGTEMAIVNLRESQIKQLEDSGARGERTATLVRDPNQFLSAVQIGVTVAGFFSSAYGASTIAPSLAPLLVQAGLPEATASTAALIGMTLVIAYLSLVLGELAPKRLAMQNALGVARVVGPPLSIFGKAMRPVIWLLSTSTNIVVRLMGGDPHANRESVSAEEIRSMVRNSEALDQAESRVLADVFDASERTVVEVMRPRHQVHFLDGSDTVADVREEIRDTGYSRYPVTGEDVDDVLGFAHVRDLLLVDDPAATRMADLARPIEHIPGTVEVLQALNRMRSHARQIAVVVDEYGGTDGIVTLEDLLEELVGEIYDEFDRESWPAPGGLDRIVEADGTIEGGLILQEFEAATEVALPDNGGYETVGGFVMARLGRIPEVGDVVTVDGGRLEVVEVDERRVQTVRFVPAPSAPPEPQETS; encoded by the coding sequence ATGGACTGGTCCGTGATCGGAAATCTCGCCCTCGTGCTGCTCTTCGTGCTCGTCGGCGGTCTGTTCGCCGGTACGGAGATGGCGATCGTCAACCTGCGCGAATCGCAGATCAAGCAGCTGGAGGACTCCGGCGCCCGCGGGGAGCGCACCGCGACGCTGGTGCGCGACCCCAACCAGTTCCTCTCGGCCGTGCAGATCGGCGTGACCGTCGCCGGGTTCTTCTCCTCCGCCTACGGCGCGTCCACGATCGCCCCGTCCCTGGCACCGCTGCTGGTGCAGGCGGGACTCCCCGAGGCGACGGCGAGCACCGCCGCGCTGATCGGGATGACGCTGGTCATCGCCTATCTCTCCCTGGTCCTCGGCGAGCTCGCCCCCAAACGCCTCGCGATGCAGAACGCGCTGGGGGTGGCGCGGGTCGTCGGCCCGCCCCTGAGCATCTTCGGCAAGGCCATGCGCCCGGTGATCTGGCTGCTGTCGACGTCGACCAACATCGTGGTGCGACTGATGGGCGGCGACCCGCACGCCAACCGCGAATCCGTCTCCGCCGAGGAGATCCGGTCCATGGTGCGCAACTCCGAGGCCCTGGACCAGGCCGAGTCCCGCGTGCTGGCCGACGTCTTCGACGCCTCCGAGCGCACCGTCGTCGAGGTGATGCGGCCCCGTCACCAGGTGCACTTCCTGGACGGCAGCGACACCGTGGCCGACGTCCGCGAGGAGATCCGCGACACCGGCTACTCGCGTTACCCGGTGACCGGGGAGGACGTCGACGACGTGCTCGGCTTCGCCCACGTGCGCGACCTGCTGCTGGTCGATGATCCCGCCGCCACCCGGATGGCGGACCTCGCCCGGCCCATCGAGCACATCCCCGGCACCGTCGAGGTGCTGCAGGCCCTGAACCGCATGCGCTCCCACGCCCGGCAGATCGCCGTGGTGGTCGATGAGTACGGCGGCACCGACGGCATCGTCACCCTCGAGGATCTGTTGGAGGAGCTGGTCGGCGAGATCTACGACGAGTTCGACCGCGAGTCCTGGCCCGCACCCGGCGGCCTCGACCGGATCGTGGAGGCCGACGGCACCATCGAGGGTGGCCTGATCCTGCAGGAGTTCGAGGCCGCCACCGAGGTCGCGCTGCCGGACAACGGCGGCTACGAGACCGTCGGCGGGTTCGTCATGGCGCGGCTGGGCCGCATCCCCGAGGTCGGTGACGTGGTCACGGTCGACGGCGGCCGTCTCGAGGTGGTCGAGGTCGACGAACGACGGGTCCAGACGGTGCGCTTCGTGCCCGCTCCCTCGGCGCCCCCGGAGCCGCAGGAGACGTCCTGA
- a CDS encoding pyruvate dehydrogenase — MARTSFAQLLVTQLRDLGVERIYGVVGDSLNPVVDAVRTTEGIDWIHVRNEEAGAFAAGAEARLTGKLAVCTGSCGPGNTHLIQGLFDAHRDGAPVLAIASHIPSEKIGTGFFQETHPEILFRECSHFCEMVNSGEHGTAMLHIAVQTAIAKRGVSVLVLPGDVADQEVDGPLTRELATEFGRVQPAAAPVGRLAEMIDAADSVTLFTGAGVRDAREEVLELAERVKSPIGHAFGGKEWMQYDNPYDVGMSGLLGYGACYDAMHEADLVILLGTDFPYPEFLPGRPGAKNPPQIVQIDAEASRLGRRVPLDLAIHGDIALTLQAVLPLLTSAKSARFLHRMLKAHHKALTGAVAAYTKNVERMRPIHPEFAADVLDDLAEDDAVFTVDTGMCNVWGARYITPNGRRRVFGSWHHGSMANALPQAIGASLAFPDRQVISMSGDGGLGMLMGELLTVKLHELNTKIVVFNNSSLGMVKLEMLVEGLPDHGTDHEDVDYAAIAQGVGIHAVRITDPRKLKKQLAEALATKGPVLIDVVTDPDALSMPPKISAQQIRGFATASTKIVLGGGVGKMIDMAASNLRNMPR, encoded by the coding sequence ATGGCCCGTACGTCGTTCGCCCAGCTCCTCGTCACCCAGCTCCGCGACCTCGGCGTCGAGCGCATCTACGGCGTCGTCGGCGACTCCCTGAACCCGGTGGTGGACGCCGTCCGCACCACCGAGGGCATCGACTGGATCCACGTGCGCAATGAGGAGGCCGGAGCCTTCGCCGCCGGCGCCGAAGCACGGCTGACCGGCAAGCTCGCCGTCTGCACCGGCTCCTGCGGGCCGGGCAACACCCACCTCATCCAGGGCCTGTTCGACGCCCACCGCGACGGCGCCCCGGTGCTCGCGATCGCCTCCCACATCCCCAGCGAGAAGATCGGCACCGGGTTCTTCCAGGAGACCCACCCGGAGATCCTGTTCCGCGAGTGCTCCCACTTCTGCGAGATGGTCAACTCCGGCGAGCACGGCACCGCGATGCTCCACATCGCCGTGCAGACCGCGATCGCCAAGCGCGGCGTCTCCGTGCTCGTGCTGCCCGGCGACGTCGCCGACCAGGAGGTCGACGGCCCGCTGACCCGCGAGCTGGCCACCGAGTTCGGTCGGGTCCAGCCCGCCGCGGCCCCCGTCGGCCGCCTCGCCGAGATGATCGACGCGGCCGACTCCGTCACCCTGTTCACCGGCGCCGGGGTGCGCGACGCCCGCGAGGAGGTGCTCGAGCTCGCCGAACGGGTCAAGTCCCCGATCGGCCACGCCTTCGGCGGCAAGGAGTGGATGCAGTACGACAACCCCTATGACGTCGGCATGAGCGGCCTGCTCGGCTACGGAGCCTGCTACGACGCCATGCACGAGGCCGACCTCGTCATCCTGCTGGGCACCGACTTCCCCTATCCCGAGTTCCTCCCCGGTCGTCCGGGGGCGAAGAACCCGCCTCAGATCGTCCAGATCGACGCCGAGGCCTCCCGCCTGGGCCGCCGCGTCCCGCTGGACCTCGCGATCCACGGCGACATCGCCCTCACCCTGCAGGCCGTGCTCCCGCTGCTGACCAGCGCCAAGAGCGCCCGCTTCCTGCACCGCATGCTGAAGGCCCACCACAAGGCGCTCACCGGGGCCGTCGCCGCGTACACCAAGAACGTGGAGCGGATGCGGCCGATCCACCCGGAGTTCGCCGCCGACGTGCTCGACGACCTCGCCGAGGACGACGCGGTGTTCACCGTGGACACCGGCATGTGCAACGTGTGGGGCGCCCGCTACATCACCCCCAACGGCCGACGGCGCGTGTTCGGCTCCTGGCACCACGGCTCCATGGCCAACGCCCTGCCGCAGGCCATCGGCGCCTCCCTGGCGTTCCCGGACCGCCAGGTGATCTCGATGAGCGGCGACGGCGGCCTGGGGATGCTGATGGGCGAGCTGCTGACCGTGAAGCTGCACGAGCTGAACACCAAGATCGTCGTGTTCAACAACTCCAGCCTCGGCATGGTCAAGCTCGAGATGCTGGTCGAGGGCCTGCCGGACCACGGCACCGACCACGAGGACGTCGACTACGCCGCGATCGCGCAGGGCGTGGGGATCCACGCGGTGCGGATCACCGATCCCAGGAAGCTGAAGAAGCAGCTGGCCGAAGCGCTGGCCACGAAGGGACCGGTGCTGATCGACGTGGTCACCGACCCTGACGCGCTGTCGATGCCCCCGAAGATCTCCGCGCAGCAGATCCGCGGCTTCGCGACCGCGTCGACCAAGATCGTCCTCGGCGGCGGCGTGGGCAAGATGATCGACATGGCCGCCTCCAACCTGCGCAACATGCCCCGATGA
- the manA gene encoding mannose-6-phosphate isomerase, class I, producing MLALDGHLQHYSWGSTTALPQFLGRESDGRAWAEVWFGAHPLAPATAPGGRRLDDVIAADPARMLGADVGRAFGDRLPYLLKVIAPERPLSLQVHPTREHAAESFAAENAAGLALDSPLRTYRDANHKPEMLIALTRFTALCGFRTPRRAAVILEGLGTDLTDRLHRLLVDNPTAHGMRAAFRTLVSTSMRPTAQAVGEVVEACRARTRAGTSPSPRIDRFVSLLAEDHPGDPGVVAALLLNPVTLDAGEAMYVPAGALHAYIHGMGLEVMAASDNVLRAGLTPKKVDADEVLQCVSVTAAPPLRVAPERQSATSIAYYAPVDDFELALTELPGTAESGESMASGAPEATGASGATGAPEGSGDEPVRIPGSGPRIVLGLEGEMTLSTGSGTHALAAGQAVFVPAAEGTLRAHGHGRFAQASVP from the coding sequence ATGCTCGCGCTCGACGGGCATCTGCAGCACTACTCCTGGGGATCGACCACGGCCCTGCCGCAGTTCCTGGGCCGCGAGAGCGACGGCAGGGCATGGGCCGAGGTCTGGTTCGGAGCACACCCGCTCGCGCCCGCCACCGCGCCCGGGGGGCGCCGCCTGGACGACGTGATCGCCGCCGATCCCGCCCGGATGCTGGGGGCCGACGTCGGCCGCGCCTTCGGCGACCGTCTGCCCTACCTGCTGAAGGTGATCGCGCCGGAGCGCCCGCTGTCGCTGCAGGTCCACCCCACCCGCGAGCACGCCGCGGAGTCCTTCGCCGCCGAGAACGCCGCCGGCCTCGCCCTGGACTCCCCGCTGCGCACCTACCGCGACGCCAACCACAAGCCGGAGATGCTCATCGCCCTGACCCGATTCACGGCGCTGTGCGGGTTCCGCACCCCGCGCCGGGCGGCCGTCATCCTGGAGGGCCTGGGCACCGACCTCACCGACCGCCTCCACCGCCTGCTGGTCGACAACCCCACCGCGCACGGGATGCGGGCCGCCTTCCGCACCCTGGTCTCCACCTCGATGCGGCCGACGGCCCAGGCGGTGGGCGAGGTGGTCGAGGCGTGCCGGGCCCGCACCCGTGCAGGCACCTCGCCCTCACCGCGCATCGACCGCTTCGTCTCGCTGCTGGCCGAGGATCATCCCGGGGACCCCGGCGTGGTCGCCGCGCTGCTGCTGAACCCCGTCACCCTGGACGCAGGGGAGGCGATGTACGTGCCCGCGGGCGCGCTGCACGCCTACATCCACGGCATGGGCCTGGAGGTGATGGCCGCCAGCGACAACGTGCTGCGCGCCGGCCTGACGCCGAAGAAGGTCGACGCCGACGAGGTGCTCCAGTGCGTCAGCGTCACCGCCGCCCCGCCGCTGCGGGTCGCCCCCGAGCGGCAGTCGGCGACCTCCATCGCCTACTACGCCCCGGTCGACGACTTCGAGCTCGCCCTGACCGAGCTCCCGGGCACGGCCGAGTCCGGGGAGAGCATGGCATCCGGGGCGCCCGAAGCGACCGGGGCTTCCGGGGCGACCGGGGCGCCGGAGGGGTCCGGGGACGAGCCGGTGCGGATCCCGGGCAGCGGGCCGCGGATCGTGCTGGGCCTGGAGGGGGAGATGACGTTGAGCACGGGATCGGGCACCCACGCCCTGGCCGCCGGGCAGGCCGTCTTCGTGCCGGCCGCCGAGGGGACCCTGCGCGCCCACGGGCACGGACGGTTCGCCCAGGCCAGCGTTCCCTGA
- a CDS encoding TlpA family protein disulfide reductase — MSVLIAAPILLTLTLLFSGLAKLGARQGTEDAMTSLRLPLRPLHPVIASVLPAAEIVLALVVWVPLVPLQVVVTVLTAALMFGYLGIIARALTWEEAVECSCFGTLASPTVSRTTLARNILLSILAVLGVLAAGSGQMTLALVQHPLTLVTYGGVLLVTVALTALAIGTSSAASTASTSATAGAPSTSSATASGPVATTPGSSADVEELEGEEEILDYERTAIPAGVLQRPGGTLVTLRQLSAQQAVLLVFVSEGCGPCERVLDEVPAWIEELSGFLQVRPVLSRPLDQLRERTLDRVGAHALHDLQFSAREALGGRGAPAAVLLGADGLLAGGPVSGGSAVIEFVEDIRTELRSAQEDGELPTPAE, encoded by the coding sequence ATGAGCGTGCTGATCGCGGCACCGATCCTGCTGACCCTGACGCTGCTGTTCTCCGGACTGGCGAAGCTCGGGGCACGGCAGGGCACCGAGGACGCGATGACGTCCCTGCGGCTGCCCCTGCGGCCGCTCCACCCCGTCATCGCCTCGGTGCTGCCGGCGGCGGAGATCGTGCTGGCGCTGGTGGTGTGGGTGCCGCTGGTGCCGCTGCAGGTCGTCGTCACGGTGCTCACCGCGGCGCTGATGTTCGGCTACCTCGGGATCATCGCCCGGGCCCTGACCTGGGAGGAGGCGGTGGAGTGCTCCTGCTTCGGCACGCTGGCCTCGCCGACCGTCTCGCGCACGACGCTCGCCCGCAACATCCTGCTGTCGATCCTGGCGGTGCTGGGGGTCCTCGCCGCCGGGTCCGGGCAGATGACCCTGGCCCTGGTCCAGCATCCCCTGACCCTGGTGACCTACGGCGGTGTGCTGCTGGTGACCGTGGCCCTGACGGCGCTGGCGATCGGGACGTCGTCAGCGGCGAGCACGGCGTCGACCTCCGCGACCGCGGGTGCCCCGTCGACCTCGTCGGCCACCGCCTCGGGGCCAGTCGCCACCACCCCGGGGAGCTCCGCGGACGTCGAGGAGCTCGAGGGCGAGGAGGAGATCCTGGACTACGAGCGCACCGCGATCCCGGCGGGCGTGCTGCAGCGTCCGGGCGGGACGCTGGTCACCCTGCGACAGCTCAGCGCCCAGCAGGCGGTGCTGCTGGTGTTCGTCAGCGAGGGCTGCGGCCCCTGCGAGCGCGTGCTCGACGAGGTCCCGGCCTGGATCGAGGAGCTCTCGGGCTTCCTCCAGGTCCGACCGGTGCTCTCCCGACCCCTGGACCAGCTGCGTGAGCGGACCCTCGATCGGGTGGGCGCGCACGCCCTGCACGATCTGCAGTTCAGCGCGCGGGAGGCCCTCGGCGGACGCGGGGCGCCCGCGGCGGTGCTGCTGGGGGCCGACGGACTCCTCGCCGGCGGGCCGGTCAGCGGCGGCAGCGCGGTCATCGAGTTCGTCGAGGACATCCGCACGGAGCTGCGCAGCGCGCAGGAGGACGGGGAGCTGCCGACCCCGGCGGAATGA
- a CDS encoding aldehyde dehydrogenase family protein: MPTDANTPALPAPEHGDGAESAMRTAITADVAALRASFDAGTTRDVSARLAQLEALRTGLRREHRRLTRALAQDLGKNGTEAAITEIGVVTQEIAHVRRHLRSWLHPSSLSLGPLLAPSSAHVRREPLGLALIIAPWNYPLNLTLAPLVAAIAGGNTVIVKPSEVAPATSAALTHLLRTWLDPGWVRVVEGAVEETTVLLQQRFDLIFYTGSAAVGRIVARAAAEHLTPTVLELGGKSPVFVDEGVDLAVAARRIVWGKFTNTGQTCVAPDYLMATPSTLEKLVPHLRRAAREMYGRDPRRSRDYGRMVDLKHFERVRGLIDDEKTVLGGTEEADREERYLPPTIMTGVRWEDPVMAEEIFGPVLPLLAVDGPDEAIARIREREKPLTAYVFTDRAAIEERFATETSSGSLAVGLTLAHVGTPTMPFGGVGGSGTGAYHGRVGVETFTHAKPIVRKALTPDTLRIIYPPYTRAKRALLTRLFR; encoded by the coding sequence ATGCCGACCGACGCGAACACCCCAGCTCTGCCCGCCCCCGAGCACGGCGATGGAGCGGAGAGCGCGATGCGCACCGCGATCACCGCCGACGTCGCCGCGCTGCGTGCCTCCTTCGACGCCGGCACCACCCGCGATGTGAGCGCCCGCCTCGCCCAGCTGGAGGCCCTGCGCACCGGTCTGCGCCGCGAGCACCGGCGTCTGACCAGGGCGCTCGCCCAGGACCTGGGCAAGAACGGCACCGAGGCCGCGATCACCGAGATCGGCGTGGTCACCCAGGAGATCGCGCACGTGCGGCGGCACCTGCGCTCCTGGCTGCACCCGTCGTCGCTGTCCCTGGGTCCGCTGCTGGCCCCGTCCTCGGCTCACGTGCGCCGCGAACCGCTCGGCCTCGCGCTGATCATCGCGCCGTGGAACTACCCGCTGAACCTCACGCTCGCCCCGCTGGTCGCGGCGATCGCCGGCGGCAACACCGTGATCGTCAAACCCAGCGAGGTGGCACCGGCGACCTCCGCCGCGCTGACGCACCTCCTGCGCACCTGGCTCGATCCCGGCTGGGTGCGGGTGGTCGAGGGCGCGGTCGAGGAGACCACGGTCCTGCTCCAGCAGCGCTTCGACCTCATCTTCTACACGGGCAGCGCCGCCGTCGGCCGGATCGTGGCGCGGGCGGCCGCCGAGCACCTCACCCCGACGGTGCTCGAGCTGGGCGGGAAGTCCCCGGTGTTCGTCGACGAGGGGGTGGACCTCGCCGTCGCCGCGCGCCGCATCGTGTGGGGGAAGTTCACCAACACCGGGCAGACCTGCGTCGCGCCCGACTACCTGATGGCCACCCCGTCCACTCTCGAGAAGCTCGTCCCGCACCTGCGCCGGGCCGCGCGGGAGATGTACGGCAGGGATCCGCGGCGCAGCCGGGACTACGGGCGCATGGTCGACCTCAAGCACTTCGAGCGGGTGCGGGGTCTGATCGACGACGAGAAGACCGTCCTCGGCGGCACCGAGGAGGCGGACCGCGAGGAGCGCTATCTCCCGCCGACGATCATGACCGGGGTCCGCTGGGAGGACCCGGTGATGGCCGAGGAGATCTTCGGGCCCGTGCTCCCGCTGCTCGCCGTCGACGGACCCGACGAGGCGATCGCGCGCATCCGCGAGCGGGAGAAACCGCTGACCGCCTACGTGTTCACCGACCGGGCGGCGATCGAGGAGCGCTTCGCGACCGAGACCTCCTCCGGCTCGCTCGCCGTGGGCTTGACCCTCGCCCACGTCGGCACCCCGACGATGCCGTTCGGCGGGGTGGGAGGGTCCGGGACCGGCGCCTACCACGGCCGCGTCGGCGTCGAGACGTTCACCCACGCCAAGCCCATCGTCCGCAAGGCGCTCACCCCGGACACCCTGCGGATCATCTACCCGCCGTACACCCGGGCGAAGCGGGCGCTGCTGACGCGGCTGTTCCGCTGA
- a CDS encoding M48 family metallopeptidase: MGRKAIRHPGELPLLWTGVVLTILAYIGWTVLMLSTVVLRVTEGQQTVDSLWRYVGILPFVIQLVLILPLFPVLVWWARAMMYARKRAMSVRMSPTQFPEGYRMVVEAAQQFGMRRVPDAYVQMGNGVVNAFASGHGFRRFVVINSDLFEVGGQSRDPEALRFVISHEVGHLAAGHVSYFRLVFTNVISMIPILGPAFSRSQEYTADNFGYSIAAPGAPGVMGLLSGGKYLGAEVNVNELADRAATDPSFFIHWANWTASHPVTTWRAHALRDRSKPGSLWIRPSGALYTSPLPPGHVWSSRFPTPGDALAMLEAADRVRPAGASGQFGRFSGIDYSERPPLRAIQTSAPLLSQRTTYAIPAGPYRDDARGSQAGGGESPFAPPGQQGPPAQPPRG, from the coding sequence ATGGGTCGCAAGGCGATCCGCCACCCGGGAGAGCTCCCGCTGCTGTGGACGGGCGTGGTGCTGACGATCCTCGCCTACATCGGCTGGACGGTTCTCATGCTCTCCACCGTCGTCCTGCGGGTCACCGAGGGCCAGCAGACGGTCGACAGCCTCTGGCGGTACGTCGGGATCCTGCCCTTCGTCATCCAGCTGGTGCTGATCCTGCCGCTGTTCCCGGTGCTGGTGTGGTGGGCCCGCGCGATGATGTATGCGCGCAAGCGGGCGATGTCGGTGCGCATGAGCCCCACGCAGTTCCCGGAGGGGTACCGGATGGTGGTCGAGGCCGCCCAGCAGTTCGGGATGCGCCGGGTCCCCGATGCGTACGTGCAGATGGGCAACGGCGTGGTCAACGCCTTCGCCTCGGGGCACGGCTTCCGCCGCTTCGTCGTCATCAACTCCGATCTGTTCGAGGTCGGCGGCCAGAGCCGTGATCCGGAGGCGCTGCGCTTCGTGATCTCCCACGAGGTGGGGCACCTCGCCGCCGGCCACGTCTCCTACTTCCGTCTCGTGTTCACCAACGTCATCTCGATGATCCCGATCCTCGGCCCCGCCTTCTCCCGCTCCCAGGAGTACACCGCGGACAACTTCGGATACAGCATCGCCGCCCCCGGGGCACCCGGCGTGATGGGGCTGCTCTCCGGCGGCAAGTACCTGGGCGCCGAGGTGAACGTCAACGAGCTCGCCGACCGTGCGGCGACCGACCCGAGCTTCTTCATCCACTGGGCGAACTGGACCGCCTCCCACCCGGTGACCACCTGGCGCGCTCACGCGCTGAGGGACCGCTCCAAGCCCGGGTCCCTGTGGATCCGGCCCTCCGGGGCGCTCTACACCTCGCCGCTGCCCCCGGGCCACGTGTGGTCCTCGCGATTCCCCACGCCGGGCGACGCGCTGGCGATGCTCGAGGCCGCCGACCGGGTGCGCCCCGCCGGCGCCTCCGGGCAGTTCGGTCGCTTCTCCGGGATCGACTACTCGGAGCGGCCTCCGCTGCGCGCGATCCAGACCTCTGCGCCGCTGCTGTCGCAGCGCACCACCTACGCCATCCCCGCCGGCCCGTACCGGGACGATGCCCGCGGATCGCAGGCCGGCGGTGGGGAGAGCCCCTTCGCCCCGCCGGGGCAGCAGGGACCGCCGGCACAGCCGCCGCGGGGCTGA
- a CDS encoding MFS transporter: MIPDPSAPAPPVRRKPLLAVLLAPLFMALIAVSVINVALTAIGESLDADSGGLQWVISGYALAFGMLLVPAGRTGDATGRRRMFVIGVGVFTLGSLLSGLAPTVETLNLARILQGVGSGLFNPQTVALIQQHFRGHERARAFALLATTAAVATAAGPVFGGLLIEILGPDQGWRWIFLMNIPIGLVAIVGAFRFIPDDKARGRTRPDLDPIGTILLCLAILGVMLPFLERGGGALVWLSFPVGLAVLGGWWVWEQRYKRSGRPPMVDTAIFSNHAFRNGILIVSVYFLGVTSVWIIVPLYLQMHLQHTAFEASLMGVPSSIAAAISSQIAGRYVLTLGRRMVIIGFAIAFCGLGGTALLAGFVENEVVAFWWLAAPLTLMGLSQGMTISPNQTLTLNSVDPRFGGVAGGILQLGQRTGAAVGTAMIPGIIFSLTEGGHAWFEAFVIAIAIIMALTLAAMAVSFADRAREKANPGAL, from the coding sequence GTGATACCCGATCCCAGCGCACCGGCTCCTCCGGTGCGTCGCAAGCCCCTGCTCGCCGTCCTCCTCGCCCCGCTGTTCATGGCCCTGATCGCCGTGAGCGTCATCAACGTGGCGCTGACGGCCATCGGCGAGAGCCTCGACGCGGACTCCGGCGGCCTGCAATGGGTGATCTCCGGGTACGCGCTGGCTTTCGGGATGCTGCTGGTCCCCGCCGGGCGGACCGGCGATGCCACCGGGCGCCGCCGCATGTTCGTCATCGGCGTCGGCGTGTTCACGCTGGGCTCGCTGCTCAGCGGCCTCGCCCCCACCGTCGAGACCCTCAACCTCGCCCGCATCCTGCAGGGCGTCGGCTCCGGCCTGTTCAACCCGCAGACCGTCGCCCTGATCCAGCAGCACTTCCGTGGGCATGAGCGGGCCCGTGCCTTCGCCCTGCTGGCCACCACGGCCGCGGTCGCCACCGCCGCCGGACCCGTCTTCGGCGGCCTGCTGATCGAGATCCTCGGGCCGGACCAGGGATGGCGCTGGATCTTCCTGATGAACATCCCGATCGGGCTGGTCGCCATCGTCGGCGCCTTCCGGTTCATCCCCGATGACAAGGCCCGCGGCCGGACCCGCCCCGACCTCGACCCGATCGGCACGATCCTGCTGTGCCTGGCGATCCTCGGCGTCATGCTGCCCTTCCTCGAGCGCGGCGGCGGCGCCCTGGTGTGGCTGTCCTTCCCCGTCGGGCTGGCCGTGCTGGGCGGGTGGTGGGTGTGGGAGCAGCGCTACAAGCGCTCCGGCCGGCCCCCGATGGTGGACACCGCGATCTTCTCCAATCACGCCTTCCGCAACGGCATCCTCATCGTCTCGGTGTACTTCCTCGGCGTCACCAGCGTGTGGATCATCGTGCCGCTGTACCTGCAGATGCACCTGCAGCACACCGCCTTCGAGGCCTCGCTGATGGGTGTGCCCTCCTCGATCGCGGCGGCGATCTCCTCGCAGATCGCCGGGCGGTACGTGCTCACCCTGGGCCGACGCATGGTGATCATCGGCTTCGCGATCGCCTTCTGCGGTCTGGGCGGCACCGCGCTGCTGGCCGGGTTCGTGGAGAACGAGGTGGTCGCCTTCTGGTGGCTGGCCGCGCCGCTGACGCTGATGGGTCTCAGCCAGGGCATGACCATCTCGCCGAACCAGACCCTCACCCTGAACTCGGTCGATCCCCGCTTCGGCGGCGTCGCCGGGGGGATCCTGCAGCTGGGCCAGCGCACCGGTGCCGCTGTCGGAACGGCGATGATCCCCGGTATCATCTTCTCCCTCACCGAAGGCGGGCACGCCTGGTTCGAGGCCTTCGTCATCGCGATCGCGATCATCATGGCGCTGACGCTGGCGGCGATGGCCGTGAGCTTCGCAGATCGTGCCCGCGAGAAGGCGAACCCGGGGGCGCTGTAG